A portion of the Bdellovibrionales bacterium genome contains these proteins:
- a CDS encoding lysophospholipid acyltransferase family protein produces the protein MQKLELWARSIAFNVVFLFWVTVPTILFVWVVLLPQRYVVTVVRFWQATFVWLAKKIAGIDYVIKGWENVPDGACIIAAKHQSAWETCLLNVLFYDPAIVLKKELTYIPIWGWFAKASGLIPIDRKGGASSLVIMKKAASAAVKAGRKIVIFPQGTRVKPRAHKPYKVGAAALYQELDLMVVPMALNSGLLWAKNSFLKKKGVVTIEFLPPIPTGLSRSAMMHRLEEELEAASDRLAGQG, from the coding sequence ATGCAAAAACTGGAATTATGGGCGCGCTCTATCGCGTTTAATGTGGTCTTTCTGTTCTGGGTTACCGTCCCAACCATCCTTTTTGTCTGGGTTGTTTTGTTGCCTCAACGTTACGTCGTCACCGTCGTACGTTTTTGGCAAGCCACGTTTGTGTGGCTGGCGAAGAAAATCGCCGGTATCGATTATGTCATCAAGGGGTGGGAGAACGTTCCCGACGGCGCGTGCATCATCGCGGCCAAGCACCAATCGGCGTGGGAGACGTGTCTTCTCAATGTTTTGTTTTATGATCCTGCCATCGTGCTCAAAAAAGAGCTGACCTATATTCCCATATGGGGCTGGTTTGCCAAGGCCTCTGGCCTTATCCCCATCGACCGCAAGGGCGGCGCGTCGTCGCTGGTCATCATGAAGAAGGCCGCCAGCGCCGCCGTGAAGGCGGGGCGCAAGATTGTCATTTTCCCGCAAGGCACGCGCGTGAAGCCTCGCGCCCATAAACCCTATAAAGTTGGCGCTGCGGCCTTGTATCAAGAATTGGATTTGATGGTTGTGCCGATGGCGCTGAACTCTGGTCTCCTATGGGCCAAGAACAGCTTTTTGAAGAAAAAGGGCGTGGTGACGATTGAGTTTCTGCCGCCGATCCCCACGGGCCTTTCGCGCTCGGCCATGATGCACCGCCTTGAGGAAGAGCTAGAGGCGGCCAGTGATAGGCTGGCGGGGCAGGGCTAA
- a CDS encoding DNA adenine methylase, with product MFDLFTKEDTYIPLTEGIKYAGSKLKIIPNILKVIRPLNVDLVLDGFSGTTRVSQAFAQDGYSVIANDRAIWSEVFAACYLENTHSRNHYKPFIDHLNNLPPEDGWFTQHYGGEPSDNLSIGVDGFKKPWQVHNTRRLDAIRGEISRLNISEVERAVLITSLIHALDEVDSTMGHFASYLNAWSSRSYKKMILTVPRLLAPQKKHKVYRKDIFDLLPDIDVDLAYYDPPYGSNNEKMPPSRVRYSAYYHLWTTVCLNDRPPLFGKVNRRLDTSDTTAGSVFEDFRRGASGRFVVVEAIEELINKTKAKYIVLSYSSSGRATAQEISEVINKGGDLLEVVEIDYKRNVMAEMRWTHEWVKEAESPNREFLFVMAK from the coding sequence ATGTTTGATTTGTTTACAAAAGAAGATACCTACATTCCCCTCACTGAGGGCATAAAATATGCTGGATCTAAACTAAAAATAATTCCTAACATCCTAAAAGTTATTCGCCCCCTTAATGTTGATCTAGTTCTTGATGGGTTTTCTGGAACCACACGGGTATCTCAGGCTTTTGCTCAGGATGGTTACTCCGTTATTGCCAATGATCGCGCCATATGGTCAGAGGTGTTCGCGGCGTGTTATTTAGAAAACACGCATAGTCGAAACCATTATAAACCGTTTATAGATCATCTCAACAATCTCCCCCCTGAAGATGGTTGGTTTACCCAGCACTATGGTGGGGAACCTTCAGATAACCTATCCATAGGCGTGGATGGATTTAAGAAGCCTTGGCAGGTACATAATACGCGTCGTCTTGATGCAATCAGAGGTGAAATCAGTCGGCTTAATATATCAGAGGTAGAGCGTGCCGTGCTCATCACAAGCCTCATTCACGCTCTTGATGAAGTTGATAGCACGATGGGGCACTTTGCTTCTTATCTTAATGCGTGGTCGTCACGTTCTTATAAAAAAATGATTTTAACAGTGCCGAGATTATTAGCTCCACAAAAGAAACATAAGGTTTACAGAAAGGATATTTTTGATCTTTTACCTGATATAGATGTCGATTTAGCCTATTACGATCCACCTTATGGTTCTAATAACGAAAAGATGCCTCCTTCTAGGGTTCGTTATTCTGCTTATTATCATTTATGGACGACAGTCTGTCTTAATGACAGGCCACCGCTTTTTGGAAAAGTTAATAGACGGCTGGATACATCGGATACAACAGCGGGTTCAGTTTTTGAGGACTTTCGCAGAGGGGCGTCTGGGCGGTTTGTGGTTGTTGAAGCTATAGAAGAGCTTATTAACAAAACAAAGGCAAAATATATTGTTTTGTCTTATAGCTCGTCTGGGCGCGCGACAGCTCAAGAAATAAGCGAGGTTATTAATAAAGGGGGAGACCTTCTTGAGGTTGTTGAAATAGATTATAAAAGAAATGTAATGGCTGAAATGCGTTGGACTCACGAATGGGTAAAAGAAGCCGAAAGCCCCAATAGAGAGTTTTTGTTTGTTATGGCTAAGTGA
- the ftsE gene encoding cell division ATP-binding protein FtsE: MLVSFEHVSLRYPCGRTVLDDINLALMPGLFYFLTGASGAGKSSLLRLIYQMEKPSEGRVTLFERDTSQLYRHEYPALRRRLGIVFQDFRLVPHLSALENAALPLRLAGAERLDVEQHVKELLQWVGLGDRLHALPCELSGGEQQRVSIARAIVNKPRLLLADEPTGNVDDESAKKLMHLFLELNKMGTTVIFATHQKDLVRCYAKPVLRLKGGRLISAREEAT; encoded by the coding sequence ATGCTTGTTTCTTTTGAACATGTTTCTTTGCGTTACCCGTGTGGCCGCACGGTCTTGGACGACATCAACCTCGCGCTGATGCCCGGCCTGTTCTATTTTCTGACGGGCGCGAGTGGCGCGGGCAAGTCGTCGCTCCTTCGCCTGATTTATCAGATGGAAAAGCCCAGCGAGGGGCGTGTGACGCTGTTCGAGCGCGACACCTCGCAGCTTTATCGGCATGAGTATCCGGCGCTGCGTCGCCGCCTTGGCATTGTGTTTCAGGATTTCCGGCTTGTGCCGCATCTCTCGGCGTTGGAAAACGCGGCGCTGCCTTTGCGCCTTGCGGGCGCGGAGCGGCTGGATGTCGAGCAGCACGTTAAAGAACTGCTGCAATGGGTGGGGCTTGGCGACCGTCTGCACGCGCTGCCCTGCGAGTTATCGGGCGGCGAGCAACAGCGCGTTTCGATAGCGCGGGCGATTGTGAACAAGCCGCGCCTTTTGCTGGCGGATGAGCCGACAGGCAACGTGGATGACGAGTCCGCAAAAAAGCTGATGCACTTGTTTCTTGAGCTGAACAAGATGGGAACCACCGTCATCTTTGCGACGCATCAAAAAGACCTTGTCCGGTGTTATGCCAAACCCGTCTTGCGCCTGAAGGGCGGGCGGTTGATCTCTGCGCGTGAGGAGGCGACCTGA
- a CDS encoding sigma-70 family RNA polymerase sigma factor → MTEILDQAQDVSLFLTAPPFSEDDDVYEQGTYSFRGDEDVAVDQEECVEADSDEAEGVILGTGDLALDDRYINAVVKEAVKDAESLDLLDPEIRKAENLAQFNRMITAQRKMVDALLQIPHALKTIQKWYAGVADGSVTFNHVIVRGDTYKALSHYNQNPSNPNEVTSKDVLPLCRVIGDDCAALMECQSVGGRGKQEQDYVDILREMIAAQIMGIYFKKKDWWKLSHAIDKSSLPLKYPQACAEMKAAQAEIKSVEDYFVTTNKGFVYSLASKMNPNHDEVWDKEDRYQAGNDGLLMALEKWIPERSVFLTYAKRWIVQRIMRAQDDEALTIRLPTHAVRKHKNYIALRMRYQKEHGVYPAPEEMAELMKEEGIDITAAMLETFHRMPKAVYVPKGNDDDGPREFACDKIKSPFAVLYAKEQKEVLSKVMACLTPKEARVIALHNGLSDPLNPNLPAKEHSLEAIGKMYCVTRERIRQIEVMALKKMKVRGRNAFPRYEP, encoded by the coding sequence ATGACCGAAATTTTAGATCAAGCGCAAGATGTTTCCCTTTTCCTTACTGCTCCCCCCTTTTCGGAAGATGATGATGTCTATGAACAGGGCACCTATTCCTTTAGAGGGGATGAGGACGTGGCTGTTGATCAGGAGGAGTGCGTTGAAGCGGATTCTGATGAGGCCGAAGGTGTGATCCTTGGCACTGGCGATTTAGCGTTGGATGACCGTTATATTAACGCGGTGGTAAAAGAAGCGGTAAAAGATGCCGAAAGCCTTGATCTGTTGGATCCCGAAATAAGAAAAGCGGAGAATCTGGCGCAGTTCAATCGGATGATCACCGCCCAGAGGAAGATGGTTGATGCGCTTTTGCAAATTCCTCACGCGCTTAAAACCATACAAAAATGGTATGCTGGTGTGGCCGATGGATCCGTGACCTTTAACCATGTCATTGTGCGCGGAGATACCTATAAGGCCTTAAGCCACTATAATCAAAACCCGTCGAATCCCAATGAAGTCACCTCAAAGGATGTGTTGCCTCTTTGCCGTGTCATTGGTGACGATTGTGCGGCGCTTATGGAATGTCAGTCTGTCGGTGGTCGTGGAAAGCAAGAGCAGGATTATGTTGATATATTGAGGGAAATGATCGCTGCCCAGATCATGGGTATTTATTTCAAGAAAAAGGATTGGTGGAAACTCAGCCACGCGATTGATAAAAGTTCTCTGCCCTTAAAATATCCTCAGGCATGTGCGGAAATGAAAGCGGCACAGGCGGAGATAAAAAGCGTTGAAGATTATTTTGTCACCACCAACAAAGGCTTTGTTTATAGCCTTGCCTCTAAAATGAACCCCAACCACGATGAGGTCTGGGATAAGGAGGATCGTTATCAAGCTGGTAACGATGGCCTTTTGATGGCGCTTGAGAAATGGATACCAGAACGCAGCGTCTTTTTAACCTATGCCAAGAGATGGATCGTTCAAAGAATTATGCGGGCGCAGGATGATGAAGCGCTGACCATCCGTCTTCCCACGCATGCCGTTAGAAAACATAAAAACTATATAGCGTTGCGGATGCGCTATCAAAAAGAACATGGCGTTTATCCTGCGCCAGAGGAAATGGCAGAGTTGATGAAAGAGGAAGGGATCGACATCACGGCGGCGATGCTGGAAACTTTTCATCGTATGCCCAAAGCTGTCTATGTGCCGAAAGGCAACGACGATGATGGTCCGCGCGAGTTTGCCTGTGATAAAATAAAAAGTCCTTTTGCGGTTCTTTATGCCAAGGAACAAAAAGAAGTTTTGAGCAAGGTAATGGCGTGTTTAACGCCCAAGGAAGCCCGTGTTATCGCGTTGCATAATGGTCTGTCTGATCCTTTGAATCCCAATCTTCCCGCCAAAGAACATTCGTTGGAGGCAATTGGGAAGATGTATTGTGTTACGCGCGAGAGAATACGGCAGATTGAGGTTATGGCTTTAAAAAAGATGAAGGTTCGTGGCCGGAATGCTTTCCCGCGGTATGAGCCGTAG
- a CDS encoding Re/Si-specific NAD(P)(+) transhydrogenase subunit alpha, producing the protein MKIAVLKERRPLEMRVAATPDTVKRFKALGYDVAVESDCGIEASYLDEAYGAAGAVVAPSAQAAMQGADIVLKVQRPMSAGEGVDEIAALPDGSTLIAMLNPYAAREELKAYAAKNVTAMAMELMPRITRAQSMDVLSSQSNLVGYKAVLDAASVFGRAFPMMMTAAGTVPPARVFVMGAGVAGLQAIATARRLGAIVSATDVRPVAKEQVQSLGATFVMVENEETKLAETSGGYAKEMSDDYKRQQAALIAETIKKQDIVICTALIPGRAAPKLVSKEMVVSMKTGSVIVDLAVEQGGNCEVSEAGSVVDYNGVKIVGYKNMPSRIAVDSSALYARNVYNYVALLSAKAGGALDVNWEDEIVKAVTLTRGGGIVHSHFQSI; encoded by the coding sequence ATGAAAATTGCTGTCCTAAAAGAACGTCGCCCCCTTGAAATGCGCGTTGCCGCTACGCCTGATACCGTTAAAAGGTTTAAGGCGTTGGGCTATGATGTTGCCGTGGAGTCTGATTGCGGCATTGAAGCGTCTTACCTTGATGAGGCCTATGGTGCGGCGGGCGCGGTGGTTGCGCCTTCGGCTCAGGCCGCTATGCAAGGCGCTGATATTGTACTGAAAGTCCAGCGCCCGATGAGCGCGGGCGAGGGCGTTGATGAAATTGCAGCCCTTCCCGATGGGTCTACGCTGATTGCGATGCTGAATCCCTATGCGGCGCGTGAGGAACTTAAGGCCTATGCCGCCAAGAATGTCACCGCCATGGCGATGGAGCTGATGCCGCGCATCACGCGCGCGCAAAGCATGGATGTTCTCTCTAGCCAATCCAATTTGGTGGGATATAAGGCCGTTTTGGATGCGGCCTCTGTCTTTGGCCGCGCCTTTCCCATGATGATGACGGCGGCGGGAACGGTTCCTCCGGCTCGCGTTTTCGTGATGGGCGCTGGCGTGGCGGGGCTGCAAGCGATTGCGACGGCAAGACGCCTTGGCGCGATTGTGTCGGCAACCGACGTGCGCCCCGTGGCTAAAGAGCAAGTACAAAGCCTTGGCGCGACATTCGTGATGGTCGAGAATGAGGAAACGAAGCTGGCGGAAACCTCTGGCGGTTATGCCAAGGAAATGAGTGACGATTACAAGCGCCAGCAAGCCGCCCTTATCGCAGAGACGATTAAAAAGCAGGATATTGTGATTTGTACGGCGTTGATTCCCGGACGCGCTGCGCCTAAGCTGGTTTCCAAGGAGATGGTGGTGTCCATGAAAACGGGCAGCGTTATCGTTGATCTGGCCGTTGAACAAGGCGGTAATTGCGAAGTGAGTGAGGCTGGATCCGTTGTTGATTATAACGGAGTCAAGATCGTTGGATACAAGAATATGCCCTCGCGCATTGCGGTGGATTCATCGGCTTTGTATGCGCGGAACGTGTATAATTATGTGGCCCTGTTGTCAGCCAAGGCGGGTGGCGCTTTGGACGTCAATTGGGAAGATGAGATCGTTAAAGCGGTGACCCTGACGCGCGGCGGCGGCATCGTGCATTCCCATTTCCAATCCATCTGA
- a CDS encoding YdcF family protein yields the protein MIFFEKKTLLAFILGAVLASWSLGFLSFVDQVKAYRQPAIDATLAPTQAIVVLTGGSERVVAGLDLLKAGKGVKLLISGVHASVKEASLLPASALSDDLRSCCVVLGREAGNTRGNAAETKAFMDDNHYDTLTLVTAHYHMPRSLLLFKSAMPDKQITPFPVLPDSVDLASWWRRVGTASLLFGEYNKYLFATVCLWLGVY from the coding sequence ATGATATTCTTTGAGAAAAAGACTCTTTTGGCTTTTATTCTTGGCGCGGTGTTGGCCAGCTGGAGCCTTGGCTTTTTGTCCTTTGTTGATCAGGTGAAGGCTTACCGCCAGCCCGCGATTGATGCGACCCTTGCCCCAACCCAAGCCATTGTCGTGCTAACGGGTGGGAGCGAGCGCGTGGTGGCGGGGCTTGACCTTCTTAAGGCAGGCAAGGGCGTAAAGCTTTTGATTTCAGGCGTTCATGCGAGCGTGAAGGAAGCTTCTTTGCTGCCTGCCAGCGCCTTGTCGGACGATTTGCGCTCGTGTTGCGTCGTGTTGGGGCGCGAGGCGGGCAACACGCGCGGCAATGCGGCTGAGACGAAGGCTTTTATGGATGACAATCACTACGACACGCTGACGCTGGTGACGGCGCATTACCACATGCCGCGCAGTTTGCTGCTTTTCAAAAGCGCTATGCCCGATAAACAGATCACGCCTTTTCCTGTTCTGCCCGATAGCGTCGATTTAGCCTCGTGGTGGCGGCGCGTTGGAACGGCCAGCCTTTTGTTCGGGGAATATAACAAATATCTTTTCGCTACGGTCTGTCTGTGGCTTGGGGTTTACTGA
- a CDS encoding NAD(P) transhydrogenase subunit alpha, which yields METQTLLDGLSRLAGDQQKLADATSALMEQAQNLALNGGGSASGAHGFFITGLTVFVLACFVGYYVVWRVTPALHSPLMAVTNAVSSVIIVGALVAAGLKELTPSAWMGLVAVVLASINIFGGFIVTGRMLHMYKKKGS from the coding sequence ATGGAAACACAAACACTCTTGGACGGGTTAAGCCGTCTGGCTGGGGATCAGCAAAAGTTGGCCGATGCCACCAGCGCCTTGATGGAGCAAGCCCAAAATCTTGCCCTGAACGGCGGCGGGAGTGCCAGTGGGGCGCATGGTTTCTTTATCACGGGACTGACGGTGTTCGTGCTGGCTTGTTTTGTTGGGTACTATGTCGTGTGGCGCGTCACGCCCGCGCTGCATTCGCCGCTGATGGCGGTGACGAATGCCGTGTCCTCGGTGATCATCGTCGGTGCGCTTGTGGCGGCTGGCTTAAAAGAGCTGACTCCTTCGGCGTGGATGGGATTGGTTGCCGTCGTTTTGGCATCCATCAATATCTTTGGCGGGTTTATCGTCACGGGTCGCATGCTTCATATGTACAAGAAAAAAGGTTCGTAA
- a CDS encoding AarF/ABC1/UbiB kinase family protein, translating into MKKSSTDKPQEKERSSLPKRARRYASVSAQAAQVGVRVAVARAMGGKAHSPFEAALLRAALGGLKGPLMKIAQLIAVIPDLLPREVAAELATLQADAPPMGWPFVRRRMAVELGAHWQSLFKSFEPMACAAASLGQVHKATGKDGRALACKLQYPDMGSVVEADLQQLKLLFGLFERFSGAVMTGEAFAEIAERLREELDYGREAQNMALYGKILADVKDVHVPKAVPALSTSRLLTMTWMAGEKLTDEVIKARSQAERNKIAETLFRAWYKPFYTYGVIHGDPHLGNYTVRPDNSLNLLDFGCIRVFKPEFVQAIIMLYAALREDDEAELVEAFRLWGFEKPSKALVAALGHWARFVYAPFLEDRVTAMAETNATAAGRAVASQVYGELKKIGGVSVPRPFVLMDRASVGLGGVFLRLGAEANWHTLFHEMTDGFDLKLLKQKQDSVLSPFTALRK; encoded by the coding sequence ATGAAAAAGTCTTCCACGGATAAGCCCCAAGAAAAAGAGCGTAGCAGCCTGCCAAAGCGTGCGCGGCGCTATGCTTCCGTGTCGGCGCAAGCAGCGCAGGTGGGTGTGCGGGTCGCGGTGGCGCGGGCGATGGGCGGAAAGGCGCACAGTCCTTTTGAAGCCGCGCTCCTTCGCGCCGCGCTGGGTGGGTTGAAAGGCCCTCTGATGAAAATCGCGCAGCTTATTGCCGTGATCCCCGACCTCTTGCCGCGTGAAGTTGCGGCGGAATTGGCAACGCTTCAAGCCGATGCGCCGCCCATGGGCTGGCCCTTCGTGCGCCGCCGCATGGCCGTCGAGCTGGGCGCGCACTGGCAATCCCTTTTCAAAAGTTTTGAGCCTATGGCCTGCGCCGCCGCCTCGCTGGGGCAGGTACACAAGGCGACGGGTAAGGATGGCCGCGCCTTGGCCTGCAAGTTGCAATATCCCGACATGGGATCGGTGGTTGAGGCGGATTTGCAGCAACTCAAACTGTTGTTTGGGCTGTTTGAGCGCTTCAGTGGCGCGGTGATGACGGGCGAGGCCTTTGCGGAAATCGCCGAGCGTCTGCGCGAAGAGTTGGACTATGGCCGTGAGGCGCAAAACATGGCGCTTTACGGCAAGATTTTAGCGGACGTGAAGGATGTTCATGTGCCCAAGGCTGTGCCCGCGCTGTCCACCTCGCGCCTTCTCACGATGACATGGATGGCAGGTGAGAAGTTGACCGACGAGGTTATCAAGGCGCGCTCGCAAGCCGAGCGTAACAAGATCGCCGAGACGCTTTTCCGCGCTTGGTACAAGCCCTTTTATACCTATGGCGTGATCCATGGCGATCCTCATTTGGGCAACTACACGGTGCGCCCTGATAACAGCCTCAACCTGCTTGATTTTGGGTGTATTCGCGTTTTTAAGCCCGAATTTGTGCAGGCCATCATCATGCTCTATGCGGCTTTGCGCGAGGATGACGAGGCCGAGCTGGTGGAGGCCTTCAGGCTTTGGGGTTTTGAAAAGCCGTCTAAGGCTTTGGTGGCGGCGCTGGGTCATTGGGCGCGGTTTGTCTATGCGCCGTTCCTTGAGGATCGTGTCACCGCGATGGCCGAGACGAACGCGACGGCGGCGGGACGCGCGGTGGCATCCCAAGTCTATGGTGAGTTGAAAAAAATTGGCGGCGTTTCCGTCCCGCGCCCCTTCGTTTTGATGGACCGCGCCTCGGTCGGCCTTGGCGGCGTCTTCCTGCGCTTAGGGGCCGAGGCCAACTGGCACACCTTGTTTCATGAGATGACGGACGGGTTTGACCTTAAATTGCTTAAGCAAAAGCAAGATTCTGTCCTTTCCCCCTTCACAGCCCTGCGGAAATAG